The Peribacillus sp. FSL P2-0133 genome has a segment encoding these proteins:
- a CDS encoding lactate racemase domain-containing protein, with the protein MDIISELLREIQLPKMVKVRQKFHTLQIADVAGEVKKAIKEAGVLSRINEDDRVAIAVGSRGVADLPTLVRETVAAVKEAGGNPFIVPAMGSHGGATAEGQIDVLLQLGISEESVGAPILSSMEVIKLDELPNGLPVYIDKLAYESDKIIVINRIKPHTAFRGPVESGLMKMITIGLGKQKGAEAAHAYSFKYMAEHVPEMAKISLAKAPIIFGLATIENAYDKPAKIVAVPAEELEEVEPGLLLEAKSMMPKIHFDSIDVLIVNELGKDISGDGMDPNITGNFATPYATGGPDVKRTVVLGLTEKTHGNANGIGMADMTTKAVMNEIEWEKGYANALTSTVTDVVKLPMFLDTQELAVKAAIKTCNAFDLNKVRVVRIKNTLEIGEIWISESMKEEALKNKNIELLSEPEELALD; encoded by the coding sequence ATGGACATTATCTCTGAACTTTTACGTGAAATCCAATTACCGAAAATGGTCAAAGTGAGGCAGAAATTTCATACACTTCAAATCGCTGATGTAGCTGGTGAGGTGAAGAAGGCGATAAAAGAAGCAGGTGTTTTATCAAGAATAAATGAAGATGACAGGGTGGCAATTGCAGTAGGAAGCAGAGGGGTAGCGGACCTTCCTACTCTAGTAAGAGAAACGGTGGCTGCCGTTAAGGAGGCTGGCGGCAATCCTTTTATAGTCCCTGCAATGGGGAGCCATGGGGGTGCTACAGCGGAAGGACAAATCGATGTGTTGCTTCAGCTGGGTATTTCAGAAGAATCGGTTGGAGCGCCAATACTGTCATCGATGGAAGTTATTAAACTGGATGAATTGCCAAATGGGCTCCCTGTCTATATTGATAAGCTTGCATATGAATCAGATAAAATCATAGTCATTAATCGGATAAAACCACATACGGCATTTCGTGGACCGGTTGAAAGCGGACTAATGAAAATGATTACAATCGGTTTAGGCAAGCAAAAGGGAGCCGAAGCTGCACATGCATACAGCTTTAAGTATATGGCGGAACATGTCCCTGAAATGGCGAAAATCTCTTTAGCAAAAGCTCCTATCATATTTGGTCTTGCGACTATTGAAAATGCCTATGATAAACCAGCGAAAATCGTCGCAGTCCCCGCAGAGGAACTGGAGGAAGTGGAACCGGGACTATTGCTTGAAGCAAAATCAATGATGCCAAAAATCCATTTCGATTCGATCGACGTACTTATTGTAAATGAACTCGGAAAGGATATTTCGGGGGATGGAATGGATCCGAATATTACGGGTAACTTCGCCACTCCATATGCTACCGGGGGGCCAGACGTTAAACGGACCGTTGTACTTGGACTTACTGAAAAAACTCACGGTAATGCAAACGGCATTGGCATGGCTGATATGACGACGAAGGCCGTCATGAATGAAATCGAATGGGAAAAAGGCTATGCCAATGCACTCACAAGCACAGTGACAGATGTAGTAAAGCTCCCAATGTTTTTAGATACGCAGGAATTGGCTGTTAAAGCTGCTATCAAAACGTGCAATGCCTTCGATTTGAATAAAGTGAGAGTGGTAAGAATAAAAAACACGCTTGAAATCGGTGAAATTTGGATTTCTGAAAGCATGAAGGAAGAAGCTTTAAAAAACAAAAATATAGAGCTCCTTTCAGAACCAGAAGAATTGGCACTAGACTAA
- a CDS encoding TRAP transporter substrate-binding protein yields MNNLFKRLAVGVLLPAVLLLSACGSGQNESASADGIQKRTIKAGIGNSKMHPQGKGMEKFKELVEEKSGGKMKVQNFFDATLGDDQKMTEALQGGLQEVTVPSTSPLVGMIKEFGIYDFPFVFNNEEEAYTVLDGAVGKKLLDKLPEHDLVGLGYWENGFRNLTNSKHPVKTANDFKGLKLRTMQNEVHLDAFSKLGANPSPMAFSEVFTALETGTVDGQENPLATIQTQKYNEVQEYLSLTNHVYTPFVFLVSKKFWDDLSEQEQEIMSEAAQEAGKYQREVNQKENEKALKYLKEEGMKINEVKPEEIEKMKKIIQPVTDEYAQKFGPDLVEEMMSEVEKVRGK; encoded by the coding sequence ATGAATAATTTGTTCAAACGTTTGGCGGTTGGAGTTTTACTGCCGGCAGTACTGCTATTAAGTGCTTGCGGAAGCGGACAAAATGAAAGCGCTTCAGCTGACGGTATTCAGAAAAGAACAATCAAAGCAGGGATCGGAAATAGTAAAATGCATCCACAAGGAAAAGGAATGGAGAAATTTAAAGAACTGGTTGAAGAAAAAAGCGGGGGGAAAATGAAAGTCCAAAACTTTTTTGATGCCACCCTCGGAGATGATCAGAAAATGACAGAAGCTCTTCAAGGTGGCTTACAGGAAGTAACTGTTCCTTCAACCTCACCACTTGTTGGTATGATTAAGGAATTTGGAATTTATGACTTCCCATTTGTCTTTAATAATGAAGAAGAAGCTTATACAGTACTTGATGGTGCAGTAGGCAAAAAACTTTTGGATAAATTACCGGAACATGATTTAGTAGGTTTGGGATACTGGGAAAATGGTTTCCGAAACTTAACCAACAGCAAACACCCTGTAAAAACGGCTAACGATTTCAAAGGTCTTAAACTTCGTACCATGCAAAATGAAGTGCATTTAGATGCATTTTCAAAGTTAGGGGCGAATCCATCGCCGATGGCCTTCTCTGAAGTATTTACTGCACTGGAAACAGGCACAGTTGATGGTCAGGAGAATCCACTCGCAACAATTCAAACGCAAAAATATAATGAAGTGCAAGAATACTTAAGTCTTACAAATCATGTTTATACACCATTTGTATTCCTTGTAAGTAAAAAGTTCTGGGATGACCTATCAGAACAAGAGCAAGAAATCATGAGTGAGGCCGCACAAGAGGCTGGAAAGTATCAACGGGAAGTTAACCAAAAAGAAAATGAAAAAGCACTTAAGTATCTAAAAGAAGAAGGAATGAAAATCAATGAAGTAAAGCCGGAAGAAATTGAAAAAATGAAGAAAATCATCCAACCAGTGACGGACGAATATGCTCAAAAATTCGGGCCGGATCTTGTAGAGGAAATGATGAGCGAAGTTGAAAAAGTACGCGGTAAATAA
- a CDS encoding TRAP transporter large permease subunit, whose amino-acid sequence MIGVFVGSLLGAMGLGIPIAFALLVSSVVLMYFLGIFDSQIIAQNLISGADNFPLMAIPFFMLAGEAMNRGGLSRRIVEMAMNLVGHIKGGLGYVAIIASVLFASLSGSAVADTAALGAILIPMMVKSGYDVNRSSGLIASGGIIAPIIPPSIGFIIFGVASGVSITKLFMAGIVPGILLAVGLTVTWAIVARKDKVAVNPRASAKEILTSFRQGIWALFLPVIIIGGLKFGLFTPTEAAVVAAVYAIFVGLVIYREMKVKDLYEVFVHAGKMTSVVMFLVAAALVSSWLITVADLPGQVIGLLEPFMDHPFLLLIMINLLVIVVGTAMDMTPTILILTPVLMPLVVAAGIDPVYFGVLFILNNAIGLLTPPVGTVLNVMCGISKISMEDIMKGIWPFLLVEVIVLILLILFPSLVLVPLEWFTS is encoded by the coding sequence ATGATAGGTGTATTTGTCGGATCTTTACTGGGAGCCATGGGACTTGGAATACCTATTGCATTTGCCTTACTTGTTAGTAGCGTAGTGCTTATGTACTTTCTTGGTATTTTTGATAGTCAAATTATCGCACAAAACCTAATCAGTGGCGCGGATAACTTTCCTCTAATGGCTATACCGTTCTTTATGCTGGCAGGAGAGGCGATGAATCGGGGCGGTTTATCACGGCGTATCGTTGAGATGGCAATGAATTTGGTTGGCCATATCAAGGGAGGCCTTGGCTATGTTGCGATCATTGCGAGTGTGTTGTTTGCGAGTTTATCAGGATCTGCTGTTGCCGATACGGCAGCGCTTGGGGCTATATTAATTCCAATGATGGTGAAGTCTGGTTATGATGTGAACCGTTCAAGTGGGTTGATTGCATCAGGTGGTATCATTGCCCCGATCATTCCGCCAAGTATTGGCTTTATCATTTTCGGTGTCGCGAGTGGTGTGTCCATTACAAAGCTGTTCATGGCAGGAATCGTTCCAGGTATTTTACTAGCGGTTGGACTTACGGTTACCTGGGCCATTGTTGCACGAAAAGATAAAGTCGCCGTTAACCCCCGAGCTTCAGCAAAAGAAATACTTACTTCTTTTCGTCAAGGCATTTGGGCTCTATTCCTGCCCGTCATTATCATTGGTGGATTGAAATTCGGTTTATTTACACCTACTGAAGCGGCAGTGGTGGCTGCAGTCTATGCAATATTTGTCGGTCTTGTAATCTATCGCGAAATGAAAGTGAAAGATTTGTATGAGGTCTTTGTCCATGCAGGAAAAATGACGAGTGTTGTCATGTTTCTAGTCGCTGCAGCACTCGTGTCATCCTGGCTGATAACTGTAGCCGATTTACCTGGTCAGGTAATTGGATTGCTTGAGCCATTTATGGATCATCCATTCCTTCTATTAATAATGATAAACCTATTGGTTATCGTAGTCGGAACTGCTATGGATATGACGCCGACAATCCTTATTCTAACACCTGTCTTGATGCCATTGGTGGTCGCTGCAGGTATTGATCCAGTTTACTTTGGTGTCCTGTTTATCCTGAATAACGCCATCGGTTTACTTACACCACCTGTCGGAACCGTTTTAAATGTCATGTGCGGCATAAGTAAGATCAGTATGGAAGATATCATGAAGGGGATTTGGCCTTTCTTGCTCGTTGAAGTGATTGTATTGATCTTGTTGATTTTGTTTCCTTCCTTAGTGCTGGTTCCTCTAGAATGGTTTACCTCCTAA
- a CDS encoding TRAP transporter small permease, whose protein sequence is MNKISRILENSLNIIMAAALAIMVVLVFGNVVLRYFFNSGITWSEEMSRYLFIWLTFLGAIGAFKNKEHLGVDMVIKRLPNKMKKVVLVISDLMMLFVLLLILDGSWKMTMINIDSAAPATGMPLAFVYGTGILVSISMGSMIIFNLYRIFFNKIKDEELVMISESEELISLHADDFESDIRIVKEEKQG, encoded by the coding sequence GTGAATAAAATATCCAGAATCTTGGAAAATTCGTTAAACATTATTATGGCAGCTGCTTTAGCAATAATGGTCGTGCTCGTGTTTGGTAATGTAGTTCTTCGTTATTTCTTTAATTCAGGAATTACTTGGTCAGAAGAAATGTCAAGGTATCTCTTTATTTGGTTGACGTTCCTCGGCGCCATCGGAGCTTTCAAAAACAAAGAACACTTAGGTGTCGACATGGTCATTAAACGGCTCCCGAATAAAATGAAAAAAGTGGTACTTGTTATTAGTGATTTGATGATGTTATTCGTTCTTCTCTTAATCCTGGATGGAAGCTGGAAAATGACTATGATAAACATTGATAGTGCTGCACCGGCCACTGGAATGCCACTGGCTTTTGTATATGGTACAGGTATTCTTGTAAGTATTTCAATGGGCAGTATGATCATTTTCAATTTGTATCGGATTTTCTTCAATAAAATTAAAGACGAAGAATTGGTGATGATAAGTGAGTCAGAAGAGCTAATTTCCCTCCATGCTGATGATTTTGAGTCAGATATTAGGATAGTTAAGGAGGAGAAGCAGGGATGA
- a CDS encoding TRAP transporter substrate-binding protein, with the protein MKKRKLFVLSTSLTLAMAFLLSGCSGGEGEKTSGSGVEKKTIKVANYFAENHPQNIALKEKFKKIVEKESNGELEVRIYANSTLGAEKEFYDGVRNGTIEMGVPGLIMQSDIPKMGVPEWPFLFRDYDHVKKVLNGPIGEELTEELDPKHGVTPLAWSANGFRMFSSNRPIKSMKDFDGLRLRMPNIPNYIKLGESLGANVSPLPISEVFTALEQKVVDAQDNPIATLRSSGWNEVQSDVLESKHMFSPNIYIINSKFYKGLTKEQQKIIQKAAKESAAYEFELMEKSYEDDKAYLKDNGIKFTTPDEDFLEKMLKASQPVYDDVFKENDWAEELVGKIKAE; encoded by the coding sequence TTGAAAAAAAGAAAGCTTTTTGTATTATCCACAAGCTTAACTCTAGCAATGGCATTCCTTTTATCAGGATGTAGTGGAGGCGAGGGAGAAAAGACCAGTGGATCTGGAGTTGAAAAGAAAACGATAAAAGTGGCAAATTATTTTGCTGAAAATCATCCTCAAAACATTGCATTGAAAGAAAAATTCAAAAAAATAGTTGAAAAGGAGAGTAATGGTGAACTAGAGGTTCGGATTTATGCGAACAGTACATTAGGTGCAGAAAAGGAATTTTATGACGGCGTCAGAAATGGAACGATTGAAATGGGTGTTCCAGGACTAATTATGCAGTCGGACATTCCTAAAATGGGTGTTCCGGAATGGCCCTTCCTATTTAGGGATTACGACCATGTAAAGAAGGTATTGAATGGACCTATCGGAGAGGAATTGACAGAAGAGCTTGATCCAAAACATGGAGTGACACCGCTTGCTTGGAGTGCAAATGGATTTAGGATGTTTTCGAGTAATCGTCCAATAAAGAGTATGAAAGATTTTGATGGACTTCGACTCAGAATGCCGAACATCCCGAATTACATAAAATTAGGTGAATCATTGGGAGCGAACGTTAGCCCATTACCTATTTCAGAAGTTTTTACCGCACTTGAACAAAAGGTAGTTGATGCTCAAGATAATCCAATTGCCACGCTGAGATCCTCGGGGTGGAATGAAGTTCAAAGTGATGTACTGGAATCCAAGCATATGTTCAGCCCCAATATTTACATTATCAATAGCAAATTCTATAAAGGGCTAACAAAGGAGCAACAAAAAATCATACAAAAAGCAGCAAAAGAGTCGGCAGCATATGAGTTTGAATTGATGGAAAAAAGTTATGAAGATGACAAAGCATATCTTAAGGATAATGGAATCAAATTCACTACGCCTGACGAAGACTTTTTAGAAAAAATGTTAAAAGCATCTCAACCTGTTTATGATGACGTCTTTAAGGAAAATGACTGGGCGGAGGAGCTCGTCGGAAAAATAAAAGCAGAATGA
- a CDS encoding HAMP domain-containing methyl-accepting chemotaxis protein: MNKLSTKIGFVLLTGMVITLIGSLLLMYKSTNDTVEKTIAMSSLDIASNISQGINPISYADFLSNQSETSTYWEIREQLDDYRQKTGALYVYTLGINESSEKVHILIDGMGNGDKKASPILTPTTATSYQDVERVMKGKVSTTSIVHDPEYGDYLSVFVPIKKGDEVIGILGVDIDASKVDATASKVLCGILPLTIIINVILMAIVVSALIWFLTKKLSPLLKVSLAAKEISNGYLLTANKLISNIKVNGNDEIKVLVKSFEEMITNTSRIVNSMKSSSFQLLESSSDIEHKIKEMDTSTQYIVNGIQQVAGAAEVQLHRSEESSRGIEEMTIGIQRIAEASSEVSEQTNHVSTRMSIGNKDINELSNQILQVKGVMLQTSSKIKKLDEQANEIVNIVHLITGIAEQTNLLSLNAAIEAARAGEQGKGFAVVSNEVRKLAVGTKESAINIQESLLHFKSIINESVKMMETGTKEVEEGTKFVLNTRETFKQTIKSFEHVSDQIQEISAITEQMAASSQEINASIEDFAVLTRETAVASKQVAQSTDQQAKSMEDISLSTSSMVKLANDLETSVEQFNA; this comes from the coding sequence ATGAATAAACTCAGTACGAAAATAGGTTTTGTCCTTTTAACAGGCATGGTCATTACATTAATTGGAAGTTTACTATTGATGTATAAAAGTACAAATGATACGGTTGAGAAAACAATCGCTATGAGCAGCTTAGACATAGCAAGCAACATCTCTCAAGGAATAAATCCAATATCTTATGCTGATTTTTTAAGTAATCAATCCGAAACCTCTACATATTGGGAGATACGCGAACAGTTAGACGATTATAGGCAAAAAACTGGAGCATTATATGTATATACATTGGGGATTAACGAAAGTAGCGAAAAAGTCCATATTCTTATAGATGGAATGGGTAATGGAGATAAAAAAGCATCCCCCATTTTAACACCCACAACCGCAACTTCATATCAGGATGTAGAAAGAGTCATGAAGGGAAAGGTTTCTACCACTTCCATCGTTCATGATCCTGAATATGGTGACTATTTATCCGTTTTTGTTCCCATAAAGAAAGGGGACGAGGTCATAGGAATACTAGGGGTGGATATTGATGCCAGCAAAGTCGACGCAACTGCCAGCAAGGTTCTGTGCGGCATCCTTCCACTGACCATAATAATCAATGTAATCTTAATGGCAATCGTAGTGAGTGCCTTAATATGGTTCTTGACTAAAAAGTTAAGTCCCCTTCTTAAAGTCAGCTTGGCTGCAAAGGAGATCTCAAATGGGTATTTATTAACTGCCAATAAACTGATTAGCAACATAAAAGTAAATGGGAACGACGAAATCAAGGTTTTAGTGAAATCCTTTGAAGAAATGATTACCAATACAAGTAGGATCGTCAACTCCATGAAAAGCTCATCATTCCAGCTTTTGGAGTCATCAAGTGATATCGAACACAAAATCAAAGAAATGGATACTTCCACACAATATATCGTTAATGGCATTCAGCAAGTCGCAGGAGCTGCGGAAGTACAATTGCACAGAAGTGAAGAATCATCGAGGGGCATCGAGGAAATGACCATAGGGATACAAAGAATTGCAGAAGCTTCTTCAGAAGTCAGCGAACAGACAAATCATGTTTCAACTAGAATGTCCATTGGAAATAAAGATATAAATGAACTCTCAAATCAAATTCTGCAAGTAAAAGGTGTGATGCTGCAAACAAGTTCAAAAATAAAGAAATTGGACGAACAAGCAAATGAAATTGTGAATATTGTACATTTAATTACAGGAATTGCCGAGCAAACAAACCTGCTATCACTAAATGCGGCAATTGAAGCTGCTAGAGCCGGTGAGCAGGGTAAAGGTTTTGCGGTGGTATCGAACGAAGTACGGAAATTGGCAGTAGGTACGAAGGAATCTGCTATCAATATACAAGAGTCCCTACTACATTTTAAATCCATCATAAATGAGTCAGTGAAAATGATGGAAACTGGAACTAAAGAAGTAGAGGAAGGGACAAAATTTGTCCTGAATACAAGAGAAACTTTTAAACAGACTATAAAATCTTTTGAGCATGTTAGTGATCAGATTCAAGAAATATCAGCCATTACAGAGCAAATGGCAGCAAGTTCTCAGGAAATCAATGCTTCGATAGAAGATTTTGCAGTGTTAACAAGGGAAACAGCAGTGGCTTCAAAACAAGTGGCACAATCAACAGATCAACAAGCGAAATCCATGGAGGATATTTCCTTATCAACCTCCTCGATGGTAAAACTCGCTAATGACCTGGAAACATCTGTTGAACAGTTTAACGCGTAA
- a CDS encoding DUF4822 domain-containing protein — MNKKAKISSSILLGLTLALTGCNTNAQDNQSAQKHEQTAKESKQEHKLTAGQEMTKILSDTNWQGTKVYDKNNNDLTKENANFIGLAKYDAEASRYEFFDKNTKKSRGDKGTFFITNGKMRVLISESMGYQAVVEITELNKDMFTYKRMGKDAKGNDVEVFVDHIPYTETELSFTDPDKKLETYTGEVVTDVDGDKILSSTPWQGTVALDEKGNDVSSYNSNYLGLAKYDDKTNKYEFFDAKTGESRGDYGFYDVVHGNKIRALVSQGENKYGAVLELTELNEDKFTYKRIGKDKDGKEITITVEHIPYEGNLKLKSTK; from the coding sequence ATGAACAAAAAAGCAAAAATTTCATCATCTATACTACTTGGGTTAACATTGGCCTTAACAGGATGCAACACAAACGCACAAGACAATCAAAGTGCTCAGAAGCATGAACAAACTGCTAAAGAGAGTAAACAAGAACATAAGTTAACCGCAGGACAGGAAATGACTAAAATTCTTAGTGACACGAATTGGCAAGGAACAAAAGTTTATGATAAGAATAATAATGATTTAACAAAGGAAAACGCAAACTTTATTGGTCTAGCGAAATATGATGCTGAAGCATCGAGATATGAATTTTTTGATAAAAATACTAAAAAAAGTCGTGGTGATAAAGGAACTTTCTTTATCACAAATGGGAAGATGCGAGTGTTAATTTCAGAATCAATGGGTTACCAAGCCGTTGTTGAAATAACAGAACTGAATAAGGATATGTTTACTTATAAAAGAATGGGTAAAGATGCAAAAGGTAACGACGTAGAGGTGTTTGTTGATCATATTCCTTATACTGAAACAGAACTTTCCTTTACTGATCCAGACAAAAAATTGGAAACTTACACAGGAGAAGTAGTTACAGACGTTGATGGTGACAAAATTTTATCCAGCACTCCATGGCAAGGAACGGTGGCATTGGATGAAAAGGGAAATGATGTATCAAGCTATAACTCGAATTATTTAGGACTGGCAAAATACGATGATAAAACAAATAAGTATGAATTTTTTGATGCTAAAACCGGTGAAAGCCGTGGTGATTACGGCTTTTACGATGTTGTTCATGGAAATAAGATAAGAGCCCTTGTTTCACAAGGGGAAAATAAGTATGGCGCAGTTCTTGAACTTACAGAGCTTAATGAAGATAAATTCACTTATAAAAGAATCGGTAAAGATAAAGATGGAAAAGAAATAACGATAACAGTTGAACATATACCATATGAAGGTAATTTGAAACTAAAATCAACTAAGTAA